One genomic region from Amycolatopsis sp. FBCC-B4732 encodes:
- a CDS encoding SDR family oxidoreductase, giving the protein MTDLPLALVTGASRGIGAAVAHQLAPTHRLLLGGRDAEALSALAKELPGAKPWPVELTNPASLAEAVAGIESLDVLVHSAGVARIARIEDTTADVWRDNFEVNTLAVVELTRLLLPALRAARGHVVVINSGAGLNARPGWSPYAASKFAVRAFADALREEEKDIRVTSVYPGRTDTEMQQEIFKGEGRDYDTTHLLRADSVATAVVTAVSATPDAHQTDITLRPR; this is encoded by the coding sequence ATGACGGACTTGCCTCTCGCCCTCGTGACCGGCGCCTCCCGCGGGATCGGCGCGGCGGTCGCGCACCAGCTCGCGCCGACGCACCGCCTGCTGCTCGGCGGCCGCGACGCCGAAGCGCTGTCCGCGCTGGCGAAGGAGCTCCCGGGCGCGAAGCCGTGGCCGGTGGAGCTGACGAACCCGGCGTCGCTCGCCGAAGCGGTCGCGGGCATCGAGTCCCTGGACGTCCTGGTCCACTCGGCGGGCGTCGCGCGCATCGCCCGGATCGAGGACACCACCGCGGACGTGTGGCGGGACAACTTCGAGGTCAACACCCTCGCCGTGGTCGAGCTGACCCGCCTGCTGCTCCCCGCCCTGCGCGCGGCCCGCGGCCACGTCGTGGTGATCAACTCCGGCGCGGGCCTCAACGCCCGCCCGGGCTGGTCCCCGTACGCGGCGAGCAAGTTCGCGGTCCGCGCCTTCGCCGACGCCCTGCGCGAAGAGGAGAAGGACATCCGCGTGACGTCGGTGTACCCGGGCCGCACGGACACCGAGATGCAGCAGGAGATCTTCAAGGGCGAAGGCCGCGACTACGACACCACGCACCTGCTGCGCGCGGACTCGGTGGCGACCGCGGTGGTGACAGCGGTGTCAGCCACCCCGGACGCCCACCAGACGGACATCACCCTCCGCCCCCGCTAG
- a CDS encoding response regulator transcription factor, with amino-acid sequence MIRVLIADDQEMVRMGFRMILDAQDDIEVVADVADGVSAVSKARELRPDVCLLDIRMPGLDGLEVTRQLAGPDVHDPLKVVVVTTFDLDEYVHTALRNGAHGFLLKDAGPALLIEAVRAADRGDALVSPQITIRLLKHFDGGGAVKAQAAPPSEPLTAREMDVVKAAARGLTNTEIGSELFLSLSTVKTHLASVQGKIGARNRVEIAAWAWRSGVVS; translated from the coding sequence GTGATCCGGGTACTGATCGCCGACGACCAGGAAATGGTGCGGATGGGGTTCCGCATGATCCTGGACGCGCAGGACGACATCGAGGTCGTCGCCGACGTCGCGGACGGCGTCTCGGCGGTGTCGAAGGCCCGCGAGCTGCGCCCGGACGTCTGCCTGCTCGACATCCGCATGCCGGGCCTCGACGGCCTGGAGGTCACGCGCCAGCTGGCGGGGCCGGACGTGCACGATCCCTTGAAGGTCGTCGTGGTCACCACGTTCGACCTCGACGAGTACGTCCACACGGCGCTGCGCAACGGCGCGCACGGCTTCCTGCTCAAGGACGCCGGCCCGGCGCTGCTGATCGAGGCGGTCCGCGCGGCCGACCGCGGCGACGCGCTGGTGTCCCCGCAGATCACCATCCGGCTGCTCAAGCACTTCGACGGCGGCGGCGCGGTGAAGGCGCAGGCCGCCCCGCCGTCGGAGCCGCTGACCGCGCGGGAGATGGACGTCGTCAAGGCGGCCGCGCGCGGGCTGACGAACACCGAGATCGGGTCGGAGCTGTTCCTGTCCCTGTCCACGGTGAAGACGCACCTGGCGTCGGTGCAGGGCAAGATCGGCGCGCGCAACCGCGTCGAGATCGCGGCCTGGGCGTGGCGGAGTGGAGTCGTCTCGTAA
- a CDS encoding amidohydrolase family protein yields the protein MQRRFHAPVVLPADASCSLLRDAVVDVDADGRISHCGPAATAPESAAPVTTLTGILLPGLVNTHAHSPMTLLRGMGGDLPLLPWLNEIIWPAEAKLRPEDIRTGMLLGSVEMLRHGVTTSAEMYFEGEQLVDAVLTTGARVLVAPPVMELPGLDWRAQLAGIERWIDTDGLRFGHGDRVELGYGPHSAYMLSAEALRATAESAASRGALIQIHVAEAAAEDTAVRASHGSVPALLKELGMLDGRVLAAHAIHLSDDDIALFAAHGVGMAHCPGSNAKLASGIARIKDLRAAGVAVGLGTDGPASNDDLDLWEELQLTAMFARLATGDSTVLTAADVFLLATRGGASALGRDDIGALEPGRWADLVHIDLDDPAFACGLDVPDVQLLSNLVWAAGSRRVRDVWVAGEQVVADGESVKVDRAKVQAGVAETATRLRA from the coding sequence ATGCAACGCCGTTTCCACGCCCCTGTCGTTCTCCCCGCCGACGCGTCCTGTTCGCTCCTGCGTGACGCGGTCGTCGATGTGGACGCCGATGGGCGCATTTCCCACTGCGGACCGGCGGCCACCGCCCCCGAGTCCGCCGCACCGGTCACCACCCTGACCGGCATCCTGCTGCCCGGCCTGGTCAACACGCACGCGCACAGCCCGATGACGCTGCTGCGCGGGATGGGCGGCGACCTGCCGCTGCTGCCCTGGCTCAACGAGATCATCTGGCCCGCCGAAGCGAAGCTGCGGCCGGAGGACATCCGCACCGGCATGCTGCTCGGCTCGGTCGAAATGCTGCGCCACGGCGTCACGACGAGCGCCGAGATGTACTTCGAAGGCGAGCAGCTGGTCGACGCGGTGCTCACCACCGGTGCCCGCGTGCTGGTGGCGCCGCCGGTGATGGAGCTGCCGGGCCTGGACTGGCGGGCCCAGCTGGCCGGCATCGAGCGCTGGATCGACACCGACGGCCTGCGCTTCGGCCACGGCGACCGCGTCGAGCTGGGCTACGGCCCGCACTCGGCGTACATGCTGTCGGCGGAAGCCCTGCGCGCGACGGCCGAATCGGCTGCTTCGCGGGGCGCGCTGATCCAGATCCACGTCGCCGAGGCGGCGGCGGAGGACACCGCGGTCCGCGCCTCGCACGGTTCGGTGCCCGCGCTGCTGAAGGAACTGGGCATGCTCGACGGCCGGGTGCTGGCGGCGCACGCGATCCACCTGTCGGACGACGACATCGCGCTGTTCGCGGCGCACGGCGTAGGCATGGCGCACTGCCCGGGTTCGAACGCGAAGCTGGCCTCGGGCATCGCGCGGATCAAGGACCTGCGCGCGGCGGGCGTCGCGGTCGGCCTCGGCACCGACGGCCCGGCGTCGAACGACGACCTCGACCTGTGGGAAGAACTGCAGCTCACGGCCATGTTCGCCCGCTTGGCGACGGGCGACTCGACGGTGCTGACCGCGGCCGACGTCTTCCTGCTGGCGACCCGCGGCGGAGCTTCGGCACTGGGCCGCGACGACATCGGGGCGCTCGAGCCGGGCCGCTGGGCCGACCTGGTGCACATCGACCTGGACGACCCGGCGTTCGCGTGCGGCCTGGACGTGCCGGACGTGCAGCTGCTGTCGAACCTGGTGTGGGCGGCCGGCTCGCGGCGGGTCCGCGACGTGTGGGTCGCGGGCGAGCAGGTCGTGGCCGACGGCGAGTCGGTGAAGGTGGACCGGGCGAAGGTCCAGGCCGGCGTGGCCGAGACCGCCACCCGCCTCCGCGCTTGA
- a CDS encoding sensor histidine kinase has translation MTAAPPPKTLYTRAAALVRRIGVPTAVLFAALLFDVVFTTQAALDDNGPRFVDFGLLPGIFAITACAVWAQKRAAVAGVAGGGVLVFSTLFIHAFHIPPYSSVLPKITITEVVAGVLMVYYVTRRARAGVALCVVSFLVVGGLIALFGRYGGVNEIDGGTATQGLVFGLLLLIGPVVPAIATRDRGPQADPRVRRLRRVNELAMGQWPLMGLLGFALLFEFGYTYSSNARGFPILFCSLVAAAIAVLSPRRPADALLGVAGILLLSAVVTPFLHLRYDYPMPGGVPFVQVIAAMGVVVNVTRARGLNASWPRVSILSGVVALAAILNSDKPSGLQTDPQTLSVLAFAAALLLGISIATGLMLRSRDSERTTVVKSAVADAQTAERMALARELHDVVAHHVTGIVVQAQAARMMAAQKPEVAVEAMARIENAGVEALAAMRRLVRSMRGDAPAGSSEFSEQATTDLGADLRKLVEGANHGVPTSMHLDLPPDLPHEVGRSALRLVQESLTNVGKHASGATEAFVVAEVQGPELHLRVTDDGREPTHRPAGGSGGYGLVGMRERVALLKGRLSAGRGPDGGWRVEAWLPLAAGEGDE, from the coding sequence GTGACCGCCGCGCCCCCGCCGAAAACGCTGTACACCCGCGCCGCCGCCCTGGTGCGGCGCATCGGCGTGCCCACGGCCGTCCTCTTCGCCGCCCTGCTCTTCGACGTCGTCTTCACGACGCAGGCCGCGCTCGACGACAACGGCCCGCGCTTCGTCGACTTCGGGCTGCTGCCCGGCATCTTCGCGATCACGGCGTGCGCGGTGTGGGCCCAGAAGCGCGCGGCCGTCGCCGGCGTGGCCGGTGGCGGGGTGCTGGTGTTCTCCACCCTCTTCATCCACGCGTTCCACATCCCGCCGTACTCCAGCGTGCTGCCGAAGATCACCATCACCGAGGTCGTGGCCGGGGTGCTGATGGTCTACTACGTCACCCGGCGGGCGCGCGCCGGCGTGGCCCTCTGTGTCGTGAGCTTTCTGGTCGTCGGGGGCCTGATCGCCCTGTTCGGGCGATACGGCGGGGTCAACGAGATCGACGGCGGTACGGCGACCCAGGGCCTGGTGTTCGGCCTGCTGCTGCTCATCGGGCCGGTCGTGCCGGCCATCGCGACCCGGGACCGCGGCCCGCAGGCCGATCCGCGGGTGCGCCGGCTGCGCCGGGTGAACGAGCTCGCGATGGGGCAGTGGCCGCTGATGGGCCTGCTCGGCTTCGCGCTGCTGTTCGAGTTCGGCTACACGTATTCGAGCAACGCCCGCGGCTTCCCGATCCTGTTCTGCTCGCTCGTCGCGGCCGCCATCGCGGTGCTCTCGCCGCGGCGGCCCGCGGACGCGCTCCTCGGCGTCGCCGGGATCCTGCTGCTGTCGGCGGTCGTGACGCCGTTCCTGCACCTGCGCTACGACTACCCGATGCCGGGTGGCGTGCCGTTCGTGCAGGTCATCGCCGCGATGGGCGTGGTGGTGAACGTGACTCGCGCCCGCGGCCTCAACGCGTCGTGGCCGCGGGTGTCGATCCTCTCCGGCGTCGTCGCGCTCGCCGCGATCCTCAACTCGGACAAGCCGTCGGGCCTGCAGACCGACCCGCAGACGCTGTCCGTGCTCGCCTTCGCCGCCGCGCTGCTGCTCGGCATCTCGATCGCCACCGGCCTGATGCTGCGCTCGCGGGACTCCGAGCGCACCACGGTCGTCAAGTCGGCGGTGGCGGACGCGCAGACGGCCGAGCGGATGGCGCTGGCCCGCGAGCTGCACGACGTCGTCGCCCACCACGTCACCGGCATCGTCGTCCAGGCACAGGCCGCGCGGATGATGGCCGCGCAGAAGCCGGAGGTCGCCGTCGAGGCGATGGCCCGGATCGAGAACGCCGGGGTCGAGGCGCTCGCGGCGATGCGGCGGCTGGTCCGCTCGATGCGCGGGGACGCGCCGGCCGGGTCGAGCGAGTTCAGCGAGCAGGCGACCACCGATCTGGGCGCCGACCTGCGGAAGCTGGTCGAGGGCGCCAACCACGGCGTGCCGACGTCGATGCACCTCGACCTGCCGCCGGACCTGCCCCACGAGGTCGGCCGCTCGGCGCTGCGGCTGGTGCAGGAGTCGCTGACGAACGTCGGCAAGCACGCGTCCGGCGCGACCGAGGCGTTCGTCGTGGCCGAGGTCCAGGGCCCCGAACTGCACCTGCGGGTGACGGACGACGGACGCGAACCGACGCACCGGCCGGCCGGCGGATCGGGCGGCTACGGTCTGGTCGGGATGCGCGAACGCGTCGCGTTGCTCAAAGGACGGCTGTCGGCCGGGCGTGGCCCGGACGGTGGCTGGCGGGTCGAAGCGTGGCTGCCGCTGGCCGCCGGGGAAGGGGACGAGTGA